A region from the Bacteroidota bacterium genome encodes:
- a CDS encoding beta-aspartyl-peptidase, with protein sequence MKLLKNCRVYSPEDQGYLDLLIGGGRILAMGSRIEPPSGAETEVVDCSHLFAIPGLIDAHVHIAGAGGEGGPATRTPEMQLSHMIEAGVTTVIGCLGTDGFTRSFESVLMKVKSLRAEGVSAWMYAGAYQVPTPTLTGDVGRDLSLIDEVIGVGEIALSDHRSSHPTTSELTRLAAHARVGGMLGGKAGIVNIHMGDAKNPFAPIYSVVENSELSFRQFFPTHINRNHYIFEDAKAYGKLGVVDITTSSYPYFPDEEIKPSEAVRLLLEAGVPVEHITMTSDAFGSLPLFDAEGNLLRLEMGLLRSLFDEMRDIVLREKLDLSTALRTVTSNPARVLRLSAKGCIAPGADADICLLDEQLQLKDVMALGRWMMRDAKLLRKGTYEK encoded by the coding sequence ATCAAGCTATTGAAAAACTGCAGGGTGTATAGCCCTGAAGACCAAGGGTATCTGGATCTGCTCATTGGTGGCGGACGCATTCTGGCCATGGGCAGCCGGATTGAACCTCCTTCCGGAGCGGAAACTGAGGTGGTCGATTGCAGCCATCTTTTCGCCATTCCCGGGCTGATTGATGCACATGTGCACATTGCCGGCGCCGGAGGCGAAGGCGGCCCGGCCACACGCACGCCCGAGATGCAGCTCTCGCATATGATCGAAGCGGGTGTAACCACTGTGATTGGCTGCCTTGGCACCGATGGTTTCACGCGAAGCTTCGAGTCGGTGCTGATGAAAGTAAAATCGCTTCGCGCTGAGGGTGTCTCAGCCTGGATGTATGCAGGGGCCTATCAGGTGCCCACACCCACCCTCACCGGCGATGTAGGCCGCGACCTCAGCCTGATCGACGAAGTGATAGGGGTGGGCGAAATTGCCCTCTCGGACCATCGCTCCTCGCATCCAACCACCTCCGAACTCACCCGCCTGGCAGCCCATGCCAGGGTAGGGGGCATGCTGGGCGGAAAAGCCGGTATCGTCAACATTCACATGGGCGATGCCAAAAATCCGTTTGCCCCAATCTATTCGGTAGTCGAAAACAGCGAGCTGAGCTTCAGGCAGTTCTTCCCCACCCATATCAACCGCAACCACTATATCTTCGAAGATGCCAAAGCCTATGGCAAACTTGGAGTAGTGGATATCACCACCAGCTCATACCCTTATTTTCCCGATGAAGAGATCAAGCCTTCAGAGGCGGTCAGGTTGCTGCTCGAGGCCGGTGTGCCGGTCGAGCATATTACCATGACTTCCGATGCCTTTGGCTCGCTGCCGCTCTTCGATGCGGAGGGCAATCTGCTCAGGCTCGAAATGGGGTTGCTCCGCTCGCTCTTCGATGAAATGCGCGACATTGTGCTTCGCGAAAAACTCGATCTGAGCACTGCCCTGCGCACCGTGACAAGCAACCCTGCCCGCGTGCTCCGGCTCTCAGCCAAGGGTTGCATCGCTCCCGGTGCTGATGCCGACATCTGCCTGCTCGATGAGCAATTGCAGCTGAAAGATGTAATGGCGTTGGGCCGGTGGATGATGCGCGATGCAAAGCTCCTGCGCAAAGGCACTTACGAAAAATAA
- a CDS encoding PBP1A family penicillin-binding protein: protein MVQKKKSAPSPSDKGTVGLFWMIYFSGLTLVILLFFAISAGWLGKMPTFEELENPQTNLASEIISSDGVLLGTFFIENRSNVQFRELSPHMVNAILAIEDIRFTEHSGIDVKALFRVAWGLMTGNSKGGGSTITQQLAKNLFPRDEDLNFIQLVLRKFMEWITAAKLERSYSKEEILAMYLNTVPYGSNAFGIKSAAMTFFGKTPDSLTIEEAALMAGVVNAPTRFSPVRNPERALQRRNLVISKMREYGFITEEEFQQAINTPIDMSNFGLMDHNTGSATYFREFLRSEMRKWTETHYKSNGKNYDIYKDGLKIYTTIDSRMQRYAEEAVREHLANDLQPAFFRHWRGQPNAPFDFPPSEARQEIEKIMQTAMRRTDRYRYLKQAGVSNDSIQKAFNTPTRMRVFSWNGYRDTIMTPMDSIRYYKSFLQSSLMSVDVGTGQVRAYVGGIDYRHFKFDNATQARRQVGSTFKPFVYTLAMQEGEYTPCTKVPNIPYSVQLWDGTFWEPKNSNNDRLGEEVTLKWALANSNNWISAYLIKRFPPESVIQMARKMGVVSPIDPVPAIALGTPEITLYEMVGAMNTYANKGVYIKPYFITRIEDKNGNVIERFSPEQSEALDEVTAYKMVALMKGVVESGTGMRLRGRYNLRNPIAGKTGTTQNQSDGWFMGLTPDLVTGVWTGAEDRSVHFRSLQLGQGANTALPIWAIYMKKIYADPSLRISTGDFERPAGFQAVEFNCDIEDTRRNIRQWSNPDEF, encoded by the coding sequence ATGGTTCAAAAGAAAAAGTCTGCACCCAGCCCGTCCGACAAAGGCACTGTCGGATTGTTCTGGATGATATATTTTTCCGGACTCACGCTGGTCATACTCTTGTTTTTTGCCATAAGTGCCGGATGGCTGGGCAAGATGCCCACCTTCGAGGAGCTTGAAAATCCTCAGACCAACCTGGCCTCAGAGATCATCTCCTCCGACGGGGTGCTTCTGGGCACCTTTTTTATCGAAAACCGCTCCAATGTGCAGTTCAGGGAGCTCTCGCCCCATATGGTCAATGCCATTCTCGCCATTGAGGACATACGTTTCACCGAACACTCGGGCATCGATGTGAAAGCCCTGTTCCGTGTGGCCTGGGGTTTGATGACAGGAAACAGTAAAGGAGGTGGCAGTACCATCACCCAGCAGCTGGCCAAAAATCTTTTTCCTCGCGATGAAGACCTCAACTTCATTCAGCTGGTGCTCAGAAAATTCATGGAGTGGATAACAGCTGCCAAACTTGAACGAAGCTATTCGAAAGAGGAGATTCTGGCCATGTACCTCAATACGGTACCCTATGGCAGCAATGCTTTTGGTATCAAGTCGGCAGCTATGACGTTTTTCGGCAAAACACCCGATTCGCTCACCATCGAAGAGGCTGCCCTGATGGCTGGCGTGGTCAATGCTCCCACACGTTTCAGCCCGGTTCGCAATCCCGAGCGGGCATTGCAGCGTCGCAACCTGGTAATCAGCAAGATGAGGGAATACGGCTTTATCACCGAGGAGGAGTTTCAACAGGCCATCAATACCCCCATCGATATGTCGAATTTCGGCCTGATGGACCACAACACCGGCAGTGCCACCTATTTCAGGGAGTTTCTGCGCTCGGAAATGCGCAAATGGACCGAAACACATTACAAGAGCAACGGCAAGAACTACGACATTTACAAAGATGGCCTGAAGATTTACACCACCATCGATTCACGCATGCAACGGTATGCAGAGGAGGCTGTGCGTGAGCATCTGGCCAACGACCTTCAACCCGCATTTTTCAGGCATTGGCGCGGACAGCCCAATGCACCTTTCGATTTTCCACCCTCGGAAGCCAGGCAGGAAATTGAAAAAATCATGCAGACTGCCATGCGGCGTACGGACCGTTACCGTTATCTGAAACAGGCAGGGGTGAGCAACGATTCTATTCAGAAGGCTTTCAACACCCCGACACGCATGCGGGTATTTTCGTGGAACGGGTATCGCGATACCATCATGACCCCGATGGATTCGATAAGGTATTACAAATCATTCCTGCAAAGCAGTCTCATGTCGGTGGATGTCGGAACCGGTCAGGTACGGGCTTACGTAGGAGGCATTGATTACCGCCACTTCAAATTCGACAATGCCACACAGGCACGCCGTCAGGTGGGTTCAACCTTTAAACCTTTTGTTTACACTTTGGCCATGCAGGAAGGCGAATACACCCCCTGCACCAAAGTGCCCAATATCCCCTACAGTGTTCAGCTTTGGGACGGAACGTTTTGGGAACCAAAGAATTCCAACAACGACCGCCTTGGCGAGGAAGTCACGCTGAAATGGGCGCTGGCCAACTCGAACAACTGGATTTCGGCCTACCTGATCAAGCGCTTTCCGCCCGAATCGGTGATACAGATGGCCCGCAAGATGGGGGTAGTTTCGCCCATCGACCCCGTTCCGGCCATAGCGCTCGGAACGCCAGAGATCACGCTCTACGAAATGGTAGGTGCAATGAACACCTACGCCAACAAAGGCGTCTATATCAAGCCCTACTTTATCACCCGCATCGAAGACAAAAACGGCAATGTCATCGAACGTTTTTCGCCCGAGCAGTCTGAAGCCCTCGACGAAGTGACGGCATACAAGATGGTGGCATTGATGAAAGGGGTGGTTGAGAGCGGCACCGGGATGCGGCTCCGCGGCAGGTACAACCTGCGCAATCCGATAGCCGGCAAAACCGGAACCACTCAAAATCAATCTGATGGCTGGTTTATGGGCCTGACGCCCGACCTGGTAACCGGGGTTTGGACAGGAGCCGAAGACCGGAGCGTGCATTTCAGGTCGTTGCAACTGGGACAGGGCGCAAATACAGCCCTACCCATCTGGGCCATTTACATGAAAAAAATCTATGCCGATCCCTCGCTGCGCATCTCGACGGGCGACTTTGAGCGTCCGGCAGGTTTTCAGGCTGTGGAATTCAATTGCGACATCGAAGACACCCGTCGGAACATCCGCCAGTGGTCGAACCCTGACGAGTTCTGA
- a CDS encoding gliding motility lipoprotein GldH: MPKRFKLFLLFAIFSVALPACSDRAVFEAVQSTGGHEWAASNKLRFEASISDTTSTYRILLHLRNHLDYPYANLFLFLQTRMPNGNITRDTIECQLADPTGRWFGKGTGLYRQHLIPLHNRLKFPLPGTYVFYLEQGMRDTLLFGITDAGLRIERNPI, translated from the coding sequence ATGCCTAAACGCTTCAAACTGTTTCTGTTATTCGCTATATTTTCTGTTGCCCTGCCGGCATGTTCCGACAGGGCCGTGTTCGAGGCTGTGCAATCTACAGGTGGCCACGAATGGGCTGCCTCGAACAAACTGCGTTTCGAGGCCAGCATCAGCGACACCACTTCAACCTATCGCATCCTGCTGCACCTGCGCAATCATTTGGACTATCCGTATGCCAATCTGTTTCTTTTCCTGCAGACACGCATGCCCAACGGCAACATCACACGCGATACCATCGAATGCCAGTTGGCCGATCCCACAGGTCGCTGGTTTGGCAAAGGCACGGGATTGTACCGCCAACATCTCATTCCATTGCACAACAGGCTGAAGTTCCCGTTGCCGGGCACCTATGTGTTTTATCTGGAACAAGGCATGCGCGACACTTTGCTGTTTGGCATAACCGATGCCGGCCTGCGCATTGAACGTAATCCGATCTGA
- a CDS encoding DNA polymerase III subunit gives MRFADIIGQQEARQQLIQTIRNGRIPHAQLFFGPPGNGKYALALSYVQYLNCANRSHDDSCGTCPSCVKINKLAHPDVHFFFPTTTTKKVKKDPESKLYADEWRTYIAACQGYPDINDWYDYLGVENKQGTLFVRDASEINRLLGFKPFEGNFSAFVIWMPEKLHPTAANKLLKNLEEPPANTVFLLVAENPEQVLPTIRSRCYQVKVPRIAQSDLEAYLSNNFQLSADESTQLALLSDGNLLTARMLASQPDERLQQMEQFRLWMRLCFDHKYAEIIDFANNTAGMGRERIKAMLEYGLRIFRFVLLIQQGQPEMVSAAGGEQEFVTRFARAVGRADVSEVAFLLEESIRHVERNANTSLLLSSLSFRLARLIGRGV, from the coding sequence ATGCGTTTTGCCGATATCATCGGGCAACAGGAAGCCCGGCAACAGCTCATACAAACCATCCGTAACGGACGCATTCCGCATGCCCAGCTTTTTTTTGGCCCACCCGGCAACGGCAAATACGCCCTGGCCCTGTCCTATGTGCAATACTTAAATTGCGCCAACCGAAGCCATGACGACAGCTGCGGCACCTGCCCCTCGTGTGTAAAAATCAACAAGCTGGCGCACCCTGATGTGCATTTTTTCTTTCCGACCACTACCACAAAGAAAGTAAAGAAAGATCCCGAGTCGAAGCTGTATGCCGATGAATGGCGCACATATATTGCTGCATGTCAGGGCTATCCCGATATCAACGACTGGTACGATTACCTTGGTGTCGAAAACAAGCAAGGCACCCTGTTTGTGCGCGATGCATCGGAGATAAACCGTTTGCTTGGATTCAAGCCCTTCGAAGGCAATTTCAGCGCATTTGTCATCTGGATGCCCGAAAAGCTGCATCCCACTGCGGCGAACAAACTGCTGAAAAACCTGGAAGAACCTCCTGCCAACACGGTATTTCTGCTGGTGGCCGAAAATCCCGAGCAGGTGTTGCCTACCATTCGTTCGCGCTGTTATCAGGTAAAAGTTCCACGCATTGCGCAGTCGGATCTTGAGGCTTATCTTTCGAACAACTTTCAATTGAGCGCAGACGAAAGCACGCAGCTTGCCCTGCTGTCGGACGGCAACCTGCTCACAGCCAGGATGCTGGCCAGCCAGCCCGACGAACGCCTGCAGCAGATGGAACAGTTCAGGCTGTGGATGCGCCTTTGTTTCGACCACAAATACGCCGAAATAATTGACTTTGCCAACAACACGGCAGGCATGGGGCGCGAACGCATCAAAGCCATGCTCGAATACGGATTGCGCATCTTCCGCTTTGTGCTGCTCATTCAGCAGGGTCAGCCGGAAATGGTATCGGCAGCAGGCGGGGAGCAGGAGTTTGTGACACGCTTTGCGCGGGCCGTTGGCCGTGCCGATGTGTCGGAAGTGGCCTTTCTGCTGGAAGAAAGCATACGCCATGTGGAACGCAACGCCAACACCTCCTTGCTGCTGAGCAGCCTGAGCTTCAGGCTGGCACGCCTTATCGGGCGAGGTGTCTGA
- a CDS encoding cytidylate kinase-like family protein, with translation MSSVFTEYLRRMQFIKEDEPMPSGHLPFVTISRETGCHSLHIARLLQQKLNAHTPIKWQLVSKEILEDASREMQLNPAQVKGILSGEKRSHLSEILHSIENHAYLSDSLVRKKIAEFIESAAKRGHVIIVGRAGAIITARIPDGLHVRLVAPLDWRIRSIMNQRNIDRKTAKKWIEDTDERRRRLLEEFSGKPFSELLFDLVLNNAAIHDEEIAEMIAGLINKRYQS, from the coding sequence ATGAGTTCAGTATTTACAGAATACCTCAGGCGGATGCAATTTATCAAAGAAGATGAGCCCATGCCATCCGGGCATCTGCCTTTTGTGACCATCTCGCGCGAAACAGGGTGCCATAGCCTGCATATTGCCCGCCTGCTTCAGCAAAAACTCAACGCGCACACCCCGATTAAATGGCAATTGGTTTCGAAGGAAATTCTGGAAGACGCCTCACGCGAAATGCAGCTCAATCCGGCACAGGTCAAGGGCATTCTCTCGGGCGAAAAGCGCTCCCATCTGAGTGAAATTCTACACTCCATCGAAAACCATGCCTACCTGAGCGACAGCCTGGTGCGCAAAAAGATTGCCGAATTTATTGAATCGGCCGCAAAACGCGGCCATGTCATCATTGTCGGAAGGGCGGGAGCCATCATCACCGCCCGCATACCCGACGGACTTCATGTGCGGCTGGTGGCACCTCTCGACTGGCGCATCCGAAGCATCATGAACCAGAGGAACATCGACCGGAAAACAGCCAAAAAATGGATTGAAGACACCGACGAAAGGCGCCGCCGGCTGCTGGAGGAGTTTAGCGGAAAACCATTCAGCGAGCTGTTGTTCGACCTGGTTTTGAACAATGCCGCCATACACGACGAAGAGATTGCCGAAATGATTGCAGGCCTGATCAACAAACGCTATCAGAGTTGA
- a CDS encoding leucyl aminopeptidase — translation MNIQLHLTDNANASPNKIYLLKDDGPFEQTGLKPDELRYVRRKLEQSEGHGWIEVIRFDYSIFLVVVASGNENLPGSKLEKIRRSGAHICQQLNKHKFSDAIIDGFDCTEQELLALAEGIVLANYQFLAHFSKPEKKRNSLEKIYLFANQVSASGMENLTAVSESVCWARDLVNQPLNALNAEKLAASFAEQLQPLGVEVEVMHKSKIEALRMGGLLAVNRGSVDPPTFTVMEWKPLDAANNKPIVLVGKGVVYDTGGMSLKPSNAMDTMKCDMSGSAAVAATMYAIARMKLKLHVIGLAPATDNRVNGNAYVPGDVITMFDGTTVEVLNTDAEGRLILADALSYARKYEPQLVINLATLTGAAARAIGPQGIAAMQVKAGSEFELLKESGLRVHERLVEFPMWDEYAEQLKSDIADLKNIGGPDAGMITAAKFLEHFTDYPFIHLDIAAPAFLDKADSYRGKGGTGVCVRLLSDFLQHKANSNP, via the coding sequence ATGAACATACAACTCCACCTTACCGACAACGCCAACGCATCCCCCAACAAAATCTATCTGTTGAAAGATGACGGACCATTTGAGCAAACCGGGCTCAAACCTGATGAGCTTCGCTATGTGCGCCGCAAACTTGAACAATCGGAAGGGCACGGATGGATTGAAGTTATCCGCTTCGATTACAGCATCTTTCTTGTGGTGGTTGCATCGGGTAACGAAAATTTGCCCGGCAGCAAACTCGAAAAGATACGCCGCTCGGGAGCACACATCTGTCAGCAGCTCAATAAACACAAATTCAGCGATGCCATAATCGACGGCTTCGACTGCACCGAACAGGAGCTGCTCGCGCTGGCCGAAGGCATTGTGCTGGCAAACTATCAGTTTCTGGCGCATTTCAGCAAGCCCGAAAAAAAGCGAAACAGTCTGGAAAAAATATATCTATTTGCCAATCAGGTGAGTGCCTCAGGCATGGAAAATCTGACTGCCGTGAGCGAGTCGGTATGCTGGGCACGCGACCTGGTGAATCAGCCCCTGAATGCACTCAATGCTGAGAAGCTGGCCGCGAGCTTTGCCGAACAGCTACAGCCATTGGGAGTTGAGGTTGAGGTAATGCACAAAAGCAAGATAGAAGCCCTGAGAATGGGTGGATTGCTTGCTGTGAACAGGGGCAGTGTGGATCCGCCCACATTCACGGTGATGGAATGGAAACCGCTGGATGCTGCCAACAACAAGCCCATTGTACTTGTTGGCAAAGGCGTGGTTTACGACACCGGCGGCATGAGCCTGAAGCCCTCGAATGCCATGGACACCATGAAGTGCGACATGTCGGGCAGCGCAGCCGTGGCTGCCACCATGTATGCCATCGCCAGGATGAAACTCAAACTGCATGTGATCGGGCTTGCCCCGGCCACCGACAACAGGGTAAACGGAAATGCCTATGTGCCCGGCGACGTAATTACCATGTTCGACGGCACCACAGTGGAGGTGCTCAACACCGATGCCGAAGGACGACTCATTCTGGCCGATGCACTCAGCTATGCCAGAAAATACGAACCCCAGCTGGTCATCAACCTGGCCACGCTAACCGGTGCTGCTGCCCGGGCCATTGGCCCTCAGGGCATTGCTGCCATGCAGGTAAAAGCCGGAAGCGAATTTGAGTTACTTAAAGAATCAGGTTTAAGGGTACACGAACGCCTGGTAGAGTTCCCGATGTGGGACGAATATGCCGAACAGCTCAAATCGGACATCGCCGATCTGAAAAACATCGGTGGCCCTGATGCCGGTATGATCACAGCCGCCAAGTTTCTGGAGCACTTCACCGATTACCCGTTCATCCACCTCGACATTGCCGCTCCGGCCTTTCTGGATAAGGCCGACAGCTATCGCGGAAAAGGTGGTACAGGCGTTTGTGTGCGTTTGCTCTCCGATTTTCTGCAGCACAAAGCCAATTCAAATCCCTGA
- a CDS encoding 3-deoxy-D-manno-octulosonic acid transferase: protein MIRLLYTATIWLYGLIVRMVAPFNTKAVMWIRGRRESRQRIAETDTGWPWLWFHAASLGEFEQGRPVIEAIRKAKPQYRILLSFFSPSGFEIRKDYPQADLVIYLPEDKPSEIRRHFDQLDLRAVFFIKYEFWYNLLNYLHKRQVPFYFFSVRFRPGQHFFRWYGRWFVAHLRPARHLFVQDNTSLHLLRKAGFEHCSIAGDTRFDRVAQLVEEAPELPEIADFVQQQPLFVAGSTWPADERLLLPLLTELPDNYKIIIAPHDISQNHVRSIREACPLPAVTYSERENLPGARIMIIDNIGMLSRIYRYARFAYIGGGFGRAIHNIQEPVAWGRPVIIGPKHEKFTEALDLVRLGGAFAVHNSSQLRAAMLRLATNEDALAQASEICRRYVADNLGATQRILEKLDI from the coding sequence ATGATCCGACTGCTCTATACCGCAACCATCTGGCTTTATGGTTTGATTGTCAGGATGGTAGCCCCATTCAACACCAAAGCTGTGATGTGGATTCGCGGACGCAGGGAAAGCAGGCAAAGAATTGCTGAAACCGATACGGGCTGGCCGTGGCTGTGGTTTCATGCGGCCTCGCTGGGCGAATTTGAACAAGGCCGTCCGGTCATCGAAGCCATTCGGAAAGCAAAGCCTCAATACCGCATCCTGCTCAGCTTTTTCTCGCCTTCGGGCTTCGAAATCAGAAAAGATTATCCTCAAGCCGACCTGGTCATCTATCTACCCGAAGACAAACCATCTGAAATCCGAAGGCATTTTGACCAGCTCGACCTCAGAGCGGTGTTTTTTATCAAATACGAGTTCTGGTACAATCTGCTTAATTATCTGCACAAACGGCAGGTGCCTTTTTATTTCTTTTCGGTGCGCTTTCGTCCGGGACAACATTTCTTCAGGTGGTACGGCCGGTGGTTTGTTGCACATCTCAGGCCGGCCAGGCATCTCTTCGTGCAGGACAACACATCGCTACACCTGCTTCGCAAGGCAGGTTTCGAACATTGCAGCATTGCCGGCGACACGCGTTTCGATAGGGTAGCCCAGCTGGTTGAAGAAGCCCCTGAACTACCTGAGATTGCTGATTTTGTGCAACAGCAGCCACTCTTTGTAGCCGGAAGCACCTGGCCGGCCGACGAAAGACTGCTGCTCCCCCTGCTCACCGAACTCCCTGATAACTACAAGATTATCATTGCCCCGCACGACATCAGCCAAAATCATGTGCGCAGCATCCGCGAAGCCTGTCCGCTGCCCGCTGTAACTTATTCCGAACGCGAAAACCTGCCCGGCGCCCGTATCATGATCATTGACAATATCGGCATGCTGTCGCGCATTTATCGTTATGCCCGCTTTGCCTACATTGGAGGCGGGTTTGGCAGAGCCATCCACAATATTCAGGAGCCTGTGGCATGGGGGCGACCGGTGATCATAGGCCCGAAGCACGAAAAATTTACCGAAGCCCTTGATTTGGTGAGGCTTGGCGGCGCTTTTGCGGTGCACAACAGCAGCCAGCTTCGCGCAGCCATGCTTCGGCTGGCGACAAACGAAGATGCCCTTGCACAAGCATCGGAAATTTGCAGGCGCTATGTGGCCGACAACCTCGGTGCCACCCAACGCATCCTCGAAAAACTCGATATCTGA
- a CDS encoding LptF/LptG family permease — MKKLYLYILRSYAGPLVLTFFIALFILLMQFLWKYVDDLVGKGLELHLIAELMFYASATFVPLALPLAILLSSLMTFGNLGEHYELVAMKAAGISIWKVMRPLVYLSLLISIAAFVFSNNVLPVANLKFSSLLYDIRQQKLAFNIEGGVFYNGIENYVIRVGRKEKDNRTIYDVKIYDHTDRMGNVKLTTAEWGYMELSPDQRNVIFTLFNGFNYQDIFSTRNYRDNRPFDRMRFSEQRLKFDLSEFNLTRTQEDLFKSHYTMLNLRQLDHFIDSLGQRFDERRNRYNDLFFKRYQYLSTIDTTILAGKKPPLPSDTSRPVSAAMKRPVLENFHPNEQFNIIEMALSAARNNRDNVSFNKNDFDYQAENIRKHEIVWHKKFTLSIACLLLFFVGAPLGAIVRKGGLGLPVVMAVILFVFYHILSITGEKAARVGDLNVFFGVWLSSVVLLPLGLFLTFKSTTDAPLLDAETWKKNLVRLRETLKTLRP, encoded by the coding sequence TTGAAAAAGCTCTACCTGTACATCTTAAGGTCGTACGCTGGTCCGCTGGTGCTCACCTTTTTCATTGCTCTTTTCATTCTGCTCATGCAGTTCCTGTGGAAGTACGTGGACGACCTCGTGGGCAAAGGTCTTGAGCTCCATCTCATTGCAGAGCTTATGTTTTATGCCAGCGCCACTTTTGTGCCCCTGGCCCTGCCGCTGGCCATTTTGCTCAGCTCGTTGATGACTTTTGGCAACCTGGGCGAACATTACGAACTGGTGGCCATGAAAGCTGCCGGCATTTCCATCTGGAAGGTGATGCGGCCGCTGGTGTATCTCTCCCTGCTCATCAGCATCGCAGCATTTGTGTTTTCGAACAATGTGCTTCCGGTGGCTAACCTCAAGTTTTCGTCCCTGCTCTACGATATCCGGCAGCAGAAACTGGCCTTCAACATCGAGGGCGGGGTGTTTTACAACGGCATCGAAAACTATGTGATACGCGTTGGGCGCAAAGAAAAAGACAACCGCACCATTTACGACGTCAAGATTTATGACCACACCGACCGCATGGGGAATGTGAAGCTGACCACAGCCGAATGGGGCTATATGGAACTGAGCCCCGACCAGCGCAATGTGATTTTTACCCTGTTCAACGGCTTCAACTACCAGGATATCTTCAGCACACGCAACTACCGCGACAACCGTCCGTTCGACCGCATGCGTTTCAGCGAGCAACGCCTGAAGTTCGACTTATCGGAATTCAACCTAACCCGCACCCAGGAAGATTTGTTCAAGAGCCATTACACCATGCTCAACCTGCGTCAGCTCGACCATTTCATCGACTCGCTCGGCCAGCGCTTCGACGAAAGACGCAATCGCTATAACGACTTGTTCTTCAAGCGCTATCAATATCTCTCCACGATAGATACCACCATTCTGGCAGGCAAAAAGCCGCCTTTGCCTTCTGATACATCCCGTCCGGTTTCGGCTGCCATGAAACGTCCTGTGCTGGAAAACTTTCATCCAAACGAGCAATTCAATATCATCGAAATGGCCCTGAGCGCGGCCCGTAACAACCGCGACAACGTGAGCTTCAACAAAAACGATTTTGATTACCAGGCCGAAAATATCCGCAAACACGAGATCGTGTGGCACAAAAAGTTCACCCTTTCCATTGCCTGTCTATTGTTATTTTTCGTTGGTGCCCCGCTGGGCGCCATTGTGCGCAAGGGGGGACTGGGTTTGCCGGTAGTGATGGCCGTCATCCTTTTTGTGTTCTATCATATCCTGAGCATCACCGGCGAGAAGGCTGCCAGGGTGGGCGACCTCAATGTGTTTTTCGGAGTGTGGTTGTCGTCGGTTGTGCTCTTACCGCTGGGCTTGTTTCTCACTTTCAAATCGACCACCGATGCACCTCTGCTTGATGCCGAAACCTGGAAGAAAAACCTCGTGAGGCTCAGAGAAACGCTTAAAACGCTCAGGCCATGA